gactatttcccacccaaggttctcaagtttccaccatttaactatagaaacactaaacacctacccatgaccgattagatttaacaaaaccctaacggtagtaagggtaaaatagtcattttcgttataatattaaaaataaactaaaatagaatctattttacccccctaaactttaaaaactaaaatttttccctagcctaagttttaaaaaatcaccgtttcaccttagggtttagttttgaaatctccgacgacctctttCTTCCCATTTGGACGTCTGATCGGAGTCGAAGaagtcgtggaagacgaagaacttcgtcatTCGTCTTCCCAATCGTtgtcgtcttcgtcgtctgggaagacgatttctcttctcagACGACTTTTCTCTGTGTCGGATGCATAGTGCAAGAGTTGAgagcggccgtcggtggaagagaaaccgtcgagAGGGGAAGACGACCGGTGATGGCGCCAGAGAAAGTAAAatggtttggaaataaaccctagggggggaaatgtaatttttttcaaacttagcttatggaaaaaatattagtttttaaacttttaggggaaaaatgagattaaatttactaccgttagagttttgttaaatctaatcggtCATGAGTGGGtttttggtgtttccataattaaaaggtgaaaacttgagaaaacatcaaaccttggatgggaaatagtcgtttggcctaactACAATCATGGAAACTCACCTTTTTTGAATTTCTGCAATTGATTCAACTTACTTGGGAAGAGAAACATTCTCACTGGTGTTGCTAAAACCATAAATGAACACTTTCTGAAGTGGaagtaaaaaaacaattatgGGTAAATGAAAGAATCAAACATGATAAATTCCGGACACACATTTTGAATAAGGCTCCTGACTCTTATAAATTAGccaatttcaattttgattttggatACTCAGACGCCCTCACTACAAATCCCCTAACTCATTATTGCTTTTTGGATGTTTATTTGGCCTTGGGGTTTTAGGGAGtcaaattgtaaatattaacaccttaaataatattacatgtttaaataaattgtataaatttatttatgtccaattaaatgactttaaaattaaaaaaagttatactCAATTTCAAACTGTTATTTCagttttaattgataaatttatgtatCTACGTAGTTTTATTCTAACACCTGTCATTTCTTTAATTGgtgtatgttttttttctttaaattccAAATACAATTGAGTTTCGCTTTTTATAGTATCTTATTATTCTATCCAAAGTTAACTAATCCAAATTTTTTACATGAGATTATGTTTCTCGGATCATTACCATACAACAAAACATTCTTAGAATCAATCCACGTGTCCTACCAATAACACTTCCATcttcatttctttaatttaatttcaatggTTATGTATGAATATTATCCCCGCGGACGGTAAATATACTTGGAGACCACCTTTTATTccaaatttttagagttttaccTTTAAACTGAAAACATCCCATAAAATGGGATTTGTTTTcagattgaatattttttagcCAAAGTTATGGGGGCTTAAGATTCTGATCTGATGGTTAAGACTTAAGACTAAAGTCCAGTCCTGACAAGAATGTTAACAAAACTAATTGACGGCAGTTGTGATTAGGCCATTTTAAAATCACAGATGCTGTGAATGTAGAACCATTAGTCATAGATTAGGGTTTGAGTCAAACAAACACGTACCTGTGCTGTAGACCACCAAACAGCCGCGTATTCGTCCTCTTCCTCCCTCTTTCCCCTTTCTCTCCTTCTCactataaataattttcagaTCTCTTCATTCTTCACAACCCCATTAACCACCCTTTCAACGTTTTACTCTTACAGATCTTTGCTCAGTTTTCTCCTTTTCAATTAATCAAAAGCTTAAGCTAAAATGGGTGCCAAAGGTTTCGTTGAAGGCGGTGTTGCCTCGATTGTGGCTGGCTGCTCCACTCACCCTCTCGATCTCCTCAAAGTTCGTATGCAACTCCAAGGTGAAAATCTCCCCATTCCAAACCTTAACCAACAACACGTCCATTCACTCCGCCCTGCTTTGGCTTTTCAATCTACTTCCGCCGCTAATTCCTTTCATATTCCTCTTTCAACTCCTCAGCCGCGGCCTCCACGCGCCGGCCTCGTCTCTGTTGGCATGCGGATCGTCCAAACCGAAGGCGTTGCCGCTTTATTCTCTGGTGTGTCCGCCACCGTGCTCCGCCAAACACTCTATTCCACCACTCGCATGGGCCTCTACGATGTACTTAAACTGAAGTGGACTAATAAAGACACAAACAATATGCCTCTGACTAGAAAAATAGCTGCCGGTTTAATCGCCGGAGGAGTCGGAGCGGCAGTTGGTAATCCCGCTGACGTGGCGATGGTTCGAATGCAAGCCGACGGTCGGCTCCCTCTCGCTCAGCGCCGTAACTACACGAGCGTGATCGACGCCATTACGCGAATGTCAAAACAGGAAGGAGTTATTAGCCTGTGGCGCGGATCATCGCTTACAGTGAACCGAGCGATGATCGTGACGGCTTCACAGTTAGCGTCGTACGATCAGATCAAGGAGACAATATTGGACAAGGGAATAATGAGTGATGGATTGGGCACTCACGTGACGGCGAGCTTCTCGGCGGGCTTCGTGGCTGCAGTTGCGTCGAATCCAATAGATGTTATAAAAACGAGAGTTATGAACATGAAGGTTGACGCCGGAATGAAGCCGGCTTATAGTGGGGCAATCGATTGCGCGTTGAAGACTGTTAGGGCTGAGGGGCCTATGGCCCTATACAAAGGATTTATTCCGACGATTTCCAGACAGGGACCATTTACTGTGGTGCTGTTTGTGACACTTGAGCAAGTCAGGAAATTGACCAGagacttttaattatttacattgTGATGATGAcgaaaatttatttatttaattgttttattaatctttCTTTAATGGCCATTCATTCAATTCTTGACACCGAGATTTCTGAATATTAAGCAAGTTATATAATACAGCTTAATCAAAACGGGACACATTTACACTAGATTATACTAAAGCTAGATTATACTAAAGCAGACTCAGACTCCCCAAGTTAAACGAGCAGACTCAGACTCCCCAAGTTAAACGAGCAGACTCAGACTCACCAAGTTAAACGAGTCATAGGCAGACTAGAAGCTTGATCCCAGGTTAGATTTTCCCAGCATTCAGCCAAGCAACTTCagttaatttataatatgaatttgtCCATACAAACGATGCAAATTACTATACAACACTGCTCGTTCTCTAACCAGGGAAAAATCAAATAGACATGATTACTAACAATAGTAAGTTGGTGATCTGCACATACCAAGCTTTTTTGGGGAAGAATGGGGTCTCCGGACTTGGCACGGAAAATGTTACAGTTTTGTTTTCTATAAACATCCTCGTCTTCTACCAGCTTTTATAGACGTTGAGAATTGTTGAGGACATAATTCATCCTGTCTGTGCACAAACAATGACTAAGATACTTAGAAGACATGGTATCATCTGGAGTAGGTACGAGAAGGCATGATAGATCCTCCAGGTCCTTGACTTTGTTCACCATCATAGTTCATATGACCTGCAGATCTTCCTCTTTCCAGCCCATGCTGACGTTGGCCTTCTGATGTTCTATCTCCATCCACATTCTGGTCTGATTGGCTATTTGATTTCCTAGACTTTTCCGGTTTCTGTTGTGACCGGCCTTCCCGTTTGTCCACGTTTTGGTGCGACTGGGAATTGTCACCTTCTCTGCTGACTTCTGATTCCTGAGACTTGTCTGTCTTCTGAGCTTCTGATCCTTTACTTTTATCTTGATTACGGACAGCTTGACCAGAATTTCGAAGATTTTGGAGTTCACATGCTATTTGACTACGCCGTTCCTTTAGAAAGTTGAGTCTAGTTGTCAACCTTGCCAATGATAAAGAACTGGAGTTGCTTCCCTGTGGTGCACACAAAATGATGGAGATGTAACACTGGCTACCACATCATAAAAAATGAGGCTACAAGATTAATTCTTCCATTTTAGATGAAATAAGCAATGAGCTTCCAATCATTAGGATAGAAATCAAGTCATACAATAGGcaataagattttgaaatatcatgGAGCGTTGAGACATCACCCCCTCATCACAACCAATGAGTCACAAggcatcttttcttttcccttttttctatctttttgACAACAGAAGAGAATAAGTTGAGATGATATAATGATAAGATACATGTAGTCTGTAAGAGATGATATGTGAAAGTAATTCATTGACTTGTTGCTCTAGagcccttaaaaaaaaaaaaggagagagagagagattggaaATAGTTTGATGTTTATTTCTGCTACAATCATATCAATTAAACTAAtgtcataagaaaaaaaataatagaaccTACCTCACCCTTTGAACCAGATTTCTTGGAATTGCTTGGAGCAGTAGGCTTGGAGTTAATATTATGTGTTGCATCCAGCTGCTGGTTATGAGATGAACTTTTATTTGGCTTAGAAGTTGGTTCCCGCTTCTTCTCATGATTGTTACTTTCTGCAGCTCTATCCAAACTAATATCCTGCTAAATTATTATTGAGTCAAGAAACAAGTCAGTAGGTTTCACGTTGAGACTATTACTCAACAATATGCTTCTAATTGCAACACCAATTTACCTTGCTTGTTGACCTTTCGGAAACATGTGAAGGAGCAGAAGCTTCAGTATCCCTTTTTTTGTCTCCCCTGTACCAAAATATAGATTTAGTGAATAAATAGGAAAGAATATAAGAAGGAAACAACCTTAGCACAACCCACAAAGTAAAAGACGATTGCCCTCTCACTCAGATATAAGCATAAACTATATTTGTGCACAAACAGTGCTgttacatatacaaataactcaaatatatatagCTGACATCTAAGACTGACAACCTTAATAGAGTCATTTAAGATTATGAGGAATTATAACAAATTCCCAAAGGGAGATGCAACcagagaagaaaatttaagCAAGGAACATACAACTTGGGTAACTTTTGTTGGAGCTGATTGCCTGAATCACCGGTGGAACCATGGTTTTTTTGGAGTTGTTGATTCAGCTGCATTTCAAGATCAGCAAGCTTCTGCTGCAAACTGCCAACTTCTGATTCTGCTTGAGCTATTTCTTCAATCTCTAGCTTTGTCTTTAGCATTTTTACATGTtattttaatgcatgatcaaGACAAATTATAATAGTCAATTTGAGAGGGACTAACCTTTTCATCAATTGTAGCTGGAATAGATGTAAACCCCTTAGATGTGTTGAGTACTGTTTctaaaacttttttcttctctctctcatttTGCAACTGATCCTGTAGTCTAGCCACCTAAAAGCACAATCAACACTTAGGTTTCTCCCAGATTCCCCTCAAAAGTCAATAGACAGTTGAATTTCAAAACTACTTGTGTGGAACTTATTTCCGAAGAAACATACAGAAGCAACTATTGACCATAAGTTTCaggattgaaaattattaaaataaagaaacatagATTACTTTCATTTCTTAAGCAATTACAAGTACAAGCTTCAATGCATCATATGGTAGTTCTATTTCCAGTAATCCTTTCCTGCAGATCCATTGACATTTGTTTCCTCTTAACATTCAACCCATAAACATCAATGGGTTGTAAAGAACATATTCCCGTGCCCGGTAATGAAATAATCAATCCCGTCACTTCAAACATTATTAGAGTTTCAACCTCTGGCTACATCGTTTTACCATTACAAAGAAAGGGAGAAGGGATCAACATAACATGTTTTAGaagggaaggaaaaaaaaaactagaaattacGGGTAAAGAAAAGAATGGAGCAATAGGAATCACTACTGCTTATCTTTCAGTTCTCAATGGGACAATATTATAGAGTCATTCTCTTTTTACAAACCCAGGAACTTCTAAGAGTCTCCGTGCTAAGTTTCTCTTGGAAAACGgaacaataatatattagggGAATTGATGCAAAATCTATGAAAGAGTTAAAAACCAAATGGATATGGAAGGGAGAAGCAAGACATTAGTTGGTATTTTGTTAGGATAAGGGACAGTTGCCCTAATTTTAGAGATTAGGTTTcattataggccaaaggactatttcccacccacaCTATGCTGAATTTTCAAAGTTCCttccgttaactttaaaaatctcatttatccactcatGGGCCGTTAAATTTAATTGAGTCCGTTGGTCATATTATTTTCTCCCCCAAACCCAAAAACTAACACTTTTTCCCCAACCAAAGTTTTTGAAAActgcattttcccccttaggatttccaaacttcaaatccaatttttccggcgatctccaagcacctactctccctctccgACGGCCCCTCCTTCCAGTCATACACTTCCAACGCTATATGGCGTTGTCGTCGATGAAGACAACATGTCTTCGTTGAGACGAAAGGGAAGACGCTGCACGGTCGGAAAGAGGAGACGCTAGGGAGGAAAAGACGTCGCCTGAAGATCATTGGTCGTTGCTAGAAAATTCAAtccgaaagtttggaaaccctagaggggaaaatattgtttttgaaaacttgggttggaggaaaattgttagttgttaggATTTGAGggtaaaaaggaaattaaatttaagtttatttttaatattacagataaaataacgattttgcccttgAATCCGTCAACCtgacttttttttaacagcccatAAGTAAGTAAATaggcttttcaaagttaacgggtgggaatttacagaaaaaacataccttgggtgggaaatagtcctttggcctttattatataaaggggtggtTGGGGTTATCAAGgggtaaaaaaagaaatttagagATTTTTGGGCAATCCCAATGGTGATTGTAGAAATGGGAGGCTTTAActaaattgtataatttatccACGTGAATACCCTTTCatgaataaaatagtttttgtttgtatttttaattattatttgtgttaaaattgggAATAATATCCTCGGTTTCCAACAAAATGATATCTGAGTGGTGACATCTAGTGAGAGAGGTTATTGGAAAAGAGAGATCAACAACGAGAAGCTTGGGAGGAAATAAATTGGCCTAAGGGAAGTCAAATCAGCTTTGGTGGAAGTAGAGTGAAACAAAAAGGCGGCGGAATGGGGCATGGAGGGACAAATCAATGCAAGTTAATGGTTAGAAAAAGTTTAATGGAATATGGAAAGCCACAAGATGAATAGATTAGCACGAGATAGACCAAATCGGagctaaaatgatgaaattgatAGTGGAAGATGAATTGACACTAGAAAAGTTGTTGGAAGAGCTAGGGAAGacatgaagagaaagagaagaagaaaaagtcgATGGAAGGGCTGGGGGAAGATGACtggaaaaaagggaaaaaaaaagaaaggaagatatgaaagaagagaaaaaggaaagaaaaaaatatattctaaacaCCATTGGCATGATTGAAAAGAAAACAACTCGCAAATGAATATGTATGAGTTGTTGTATGATTATTGGTGTAcgatacaaagaaaaaaatatcatattatgaCAGTTGCCAGTcggaaaaaagagagaaaaataatagaagtaacaaatttatatatcgacaaataacaatagaaaaaaaataaataaataaagattaataatattaacaacaaaaataaaaaaaaattcaattttctcaTCTGGTTAAGGCCAGGTGGTTTTACAACagaatgatattattataatagaaGGACATTTGTTCTAATTCTAAATAtaggttttattatataaagaaatGATTAGGGTTATTAAGaggagaatgaagaaaaattatagaCTTTTGGACAATCTTAGGGTTTTGAGCAGCCCTAGGACTAATTGTAGGAAATCTTCAATCCCTCAAATGATTGAAAATAAGAGTTCTTGATTTCTCGAATTGTCCAGTTTACTCATGTAAATACCCTTTCATGaataaaaaacttttgtttGTGTTGAAATGGAAATAATGGCCTAGGTTCCTAACACCTTTGAACAACATACTTAAGCAAAATAGTCATTGCATGCACCTTTACTATTCTAGAGCACATAAACATCTTGGCATGAAATAAGAAGAGAAACGAAAACCATAAAATAGTTACTATCCAAAATGAaacatacatctttctcaagaGTTAGACGACGCTCATGCAAGGCCTTCTTCCGTCTTTCCAAACCCACTTGTAGA
This is a stretch of genomic DNA from Mangifera indica cultivar Alphonso chromosome 11, CATAS_Mindica_2.1, whole genome shotgun sequence. It encodes these proteins:
- the LOC123229096 gene encoding mitochondrial uncoupling protein 5-like, whose translation is MGAKGFVEGGVASIVAGCSTHPLDLLKVRMQLQGENLPIPNLNQQHVHSLRPALAFQSTSAANSFHIPLSTPQPRPPRAGLVSVGMRIVQTEGVAALFSGVSATVLRQTLYSTTRMGLYDVLKLKWTNKDTNNMPLTRKIAAGLIAGGVGAAVGNPADVAMVRMQADGRLPLAQRRNYTSVIDAITRMSKQEGVISLWRGSSLTVNRAMIVTASQLASYDQIKETILDKGIMSDGLGTHVTASFSAGFVAAVASNPIDVIKTRVMNMKVDAGMKPAYSGAIDCALKTVRAEGPMALYKGFIPTISRQGPFTVVLFVTLEQVRKLTRDF